Below is a window of Desulfurellaceae bacterium DNA.
CCTCGTCCGGCAATATCGTCATGAACGAACGCCTGGAGACCTGGGCGCTTGACGAGGTGCGGCTCGAACTGCCGGTGGTCGGCCTGTTCGAGTTCGATGCGGCAGGAAAAATCTGCCGCTGGAACGACTACTTTGACGCCAAGACGAGCGAGGCGTTCATGGCTGCGGCCAGCAAACGCCAGTCCTGAGCAGCATCGAGGAGGAATGTATGAGCGCCGAGAACGAAAAGAAAGTCACCGACTTCTGCCTGTCTCTGGAAGACGGAGAGCTGGCCAAGAGCGTCCAATACCTGTCAGAGGATGTGGATTACCATAACATGCCCTGGAAACCGGTGAGCGGCCACGCCGGGGTGCGCAAGGTTCTGGACAGCTTTGTCGAGGGCGACAACAACCTGCTGCAGAAGATGGACATCAAACACACCTCCTCGTCCGGCAATACGGTCATGAACGAGCGGCTCGAAACCTGGGCGGTCGGCAATGTCACCGTCCAGCTGCCGGTGGTCGGCCTGTTTGAATTCAACGCCGAGGGCAAGATCTGCCGCTGGCACGACTATTTTAACGCCGAGACCATGGCCCCGCTGACCGAAGAGATGAAGCGCGTCCGGGGCTGAGGCCCGCTCAGGCCGTCCGATCAGGAAACAACACCAGTCCCCGGCGTGGCCAGGCTCGGCTCACCACCCGGCCCAGACCCGACTCGGTGATGTACAGCGTCGTGTAGTCCGGTCCGCCAAACGCGACGTTGGTGACGGCCTTGTCCTCACAGGCCAGGACATCGACCTGCCGGCCATCCGGGTCAAAGACGACAACACCGCCCCCCAGCACCCCACACACCAGCACATAACCGTCCTCATCCACACAAAAACCGTCGGGATGGTAGCCGCTGGGCAGGCTGCCAAAGGGGCGCCGTTGGCCCAACTCCCCAGGCCCGAGAATGGGAAAGGCACATAACCCGGCGGCAAAGGTCTCGGCCACCAGCAGCGTCCTACCGTCCGGGCTGAGGCCGATCCCGTTCGGATGCTGGAGGGGACCGGCCACCCGCCGAATGAAGCCGCCNNNNNNNNNNNNNNNNNNNNNNNNNNNNNNNNNNNNNNNNNNNNNNNNNNNNNNNNNNNNNNNNNNNNNNNNNNNNNNNNNNNNNNNNNNNNNNNNNNNNNNNNNNNNNNNNNNNNNNNNNNNNNNNNNNNNNNNNNNNNNNNNNNNNN
It encodes the following:
- a CDS encoding nuclear transport factor 2 family protein; this encodes MSAENEKKVTDFCLSLEDGELAKSVQYLSEDVDYHNMPWKPVSGHAGVRKVLDSFVEGDNNLLQKMDIKHTSSSGNTVMNERLETWAVGNVTVQLPVVGLFEFNAEGKICRWHDYFNAETMAPLTEEMKRVRG
- a CDS encoding SMP-30/gluconolactonase/LRE family protein produces the protein GGFIRRVAGPLQHPNGIGLSPDGRTLLVAETFAAGLCAFPILGPGELGQRRPFGSLPSGYHPDGFCVDEDGYVLVCGVLGGGVVVFDPDGRQVDVLACEDKAVTNVAFGGPDYTTLYITESGLGRVVSRAWPRRGLVLFPDRTA